A genomic segment from Aegilops tauschii subsp. strangulata cultivar AL8/78 chromosome 1, Aet v6.0, whole genome shotgun sequence encodes:
- the LOC109733157 gene encoding chitinase 2: MGSTKLIAMAATLLPAFLALHLHAPAAMATAAGSSNSNLFRDYIGALYNGVRFADVPVDPRARFDFILAFVIDYTTATEPPSPTNGRFNVFWQDTVLTPDAVAEVKRRNPNVRVAVSLGGATVNGRPVFFNVTSSVDSWVRNAVDSLTGIIWRYGLDGIDIDYEQFQVDPATFAECAGRLVAALKSSGVIRFASIAPYGNADVQRYYRTLWAAHGAAIDYVNFQFYAYGASTTAAKYVSLFDEQIANYPGANILASFTTAATNTSVPVDTALSACRTLQGQGKLYGIFAWAADHSRNQGFKYETESQALLTDATTY, from the coding sequence ATGGGCTCCACAAAGCTCATTGCCATGGCAGCGACTCTTCTACCCGCTTTCCTCGCCCTCCATCTACACGCCCCAGCAGCAATGGCCACCGCGGCAGGAAGCTCCAACTCCAACCTCTTCCGCGACTACATCGGCGCCCTCTACAACGGCGTCAGGTTCGCCGACGTGCCGGTCGACCCGCGCGCCCGGTTCGACTTCATCCTCGCTTTCGTCATCGACTACACCACCGCGACGGAGCCCCCGTCCCCGACCAACGGCCGGTTCAACGTCTTCTGGCAGGACACGGTGCTCACCCCTGACGCGGTCGCCGAGGTCAAGCGGCGGAACCCCAACGTGCGCGTGGCCGTCAGCCTCGGCGGCGCCACGGTCAACGGCAGGCCCGTGTTCTTCAACGTCACCTCCAGCGTCGACTCCTGGGTCCGCAACGCCGTCGACTCGCTCACCGGCATCATTTGGCGGTACGGCCTGGACGGCATCGACATCGACTACGAGCAGTTCCAGGTGGACCCGGCCACCTTCGCCGAGTGCGCCGGCCGTCTCGTGGCGGCGCTCAAGAGCAGCGGCGTCATCAGGTTCGCGTCCATCGCGCCGTACGGCAACGCCGACGTGCAGCGCTACTACCGGACGCTGTGGGCGGCGCACGGGGCCGCCATAGACTACGTCAACTTCCAGTTCTACGCCTACGGCGCTAGCACCACCGCGGCGAAGTACGTCAGCCTCTTCGACGAGCAGATCGCCAACTACCCTGGAGCCAACATCCTGGCCAGCTTCACCACGGCGGCGACGAACACCTCGGTGCCGGTGGACACTGCGCTTAGTGCTTGCCGGACTCTGCAGGGGCAGGGCAAGCTCTACGGCATCTTTGCCTGGGCTGCAGACCATTCCAGGAATCAAGGATTCAAGTATGAGACAGAGTCGCAGGCCCTGTTGACTGATGCCACCACTTACTAG